A genomic region of Arachis hypogaea cultivar Tifrunner chromosome 5, arahy.Tifrunner.gnm2.J5K5, whole genome shotgun sequence contains the following coding sequences:
- the LOC112802420 gene encoding probable cyclic nucleotide-gated ion channel 20, chloroplastic isoform X1 has protein sequence MSNNSLSTVEPDQELSRDMASSGKDEEPMLSDTHLKQSNEPVNSKFQNPAPRTRSISISIPMFSMEPRERVSDIRGHTGPLRSQRKIPLDQMSGPLYVSNKSGALFRAGKQPAETKTENFPSFSVGMAESDLQNNYNGKNEHLAKSGQLGMCNDPYCTTCPTYFKATQQRNSKASGIFSPKFHNSLYGDAKCWARRLSAFLIPYVPRVMNPHTKLVQQWNKFFAICCLLAIFVDPLFFFLLSVQKEHKCIVMNTPMTTLLVFLRSMNDFVYLINIILQFRLAYVAPESRVVGAGELVDHPKKIALHYLQTYFFLDLLVVIPLPQIIILFVIPQNLGSSGANYAKNLLRAVILVQYIPRLCRFLPMLISPTGFIFESAWANFFINLLTFMLSGHVVGSWWYLFALQRVNQCLRDACKKSDILECNRFIDCGHEHAEKYRNKMNWKYWMNDTNSSACFTEDGFPYGIYLKGVNLTAEHNVITRYVYSSFWGFQQISTLAGNLTPSYFVWEVLFTMAIIGLGLLLFALLIGNIQNFLQALGRRRLEMSLRRRDVEQWMSHRRLAEDLKRRVRQAERYNWAATRGVNEEVLLENLPEDLQRDIRRHLFKFVKKVRIFALMDEPILDAICERLRQKTYIKGSIVLYSGGLVEKIVFIVRGKLESIGEDGNVSLSEGDACGEELLTWCLEHTSANRDGKKVKIPRQRLVSNRTVTCLTNVEAFSLTAADLEEVTSLYARFLRSPRVHGAIRYESPYWRCFAATRIQVAWRYRKKRLSRADTSQSHETLYT, from the exons AGTTGTCAAGAGACATGGCTAGTTCCGGAAAAGATGAGGAACCAATGCTGTCAGACACTCATCTAAAGCAATCAAATGAACCTGTTAATTCTAAATTCCAAAATCCTGCACCTAGGACACGTAGCATATCAATTTCTATTCCCATGTTCTCGATGGAACCACGCGAAAGAGTAAGTGATATTAGGGGACACACAGGTCCCCTACGGAGTCAGAGAAAAATCCCACTTGATCAGATGAGTGGTCCATTGTATGTTTCCAATAAATCTGGAGCTCTCTTCCGGGCAGGGAAGCAACCAGCAGAAACCAAGACAGAAAACTTTCCTTCGTTTAGTGTCGGCATGGCTGAAAGTGATTTGCAAAACAACTATAATGGTAAAAATGAACATTTAGCAAAGTCTGGTCAACTGGGAATGTGCAATGATCCATATTGCACGACTTGCCCGACTTACTTCAAGGCCACTCAACAAAGGAATTCAAAAGCTTCGGGTATATTCAGTCCGAAG TTTCACAATTCCCTTTATGGGGATGCCAAGTGTTGGGCAAGAAGACTTTCTGCTTTCTTGATTCCTTATGTACCTCGGGTTATGAATCCTCATACAAAACTTGTTCAACAATGGAATAAGTTTTTTGCAATTTGTTGCTTGTTGGCAATTTTTGTGGatccattatttttctttttgctctCTGTGCAGAAG GAACATAAATGTATTGTTATGAACACACCAATGACAACTTTGCTTGTTTTTCTTAGAAGCATGAACGATTTTGTATACCTCATAAACATTATTCTTCAG TTTCGGTTGGCTTATGTAGCTCCGGAGTCTAGGGTGGTTGGTGCTGGGGAATTAGTTGACCATCCTAAGAAAATTGCTCTTCATTACCTTCAAACATATTTTTTTCTTGACTTATTAGTTGTAATTCCACTTCCTCAG ATAATCATATTGTTTGTAATACCACAAAACTTGGGATCATCAGGAGCAAATTATGCAAAGAATCTTTTGCGAGCTGTTATCCTTGTTCAGTATATTCCCAGATTGTGTAGGTTTCTACCAATGCTAATTTCTCCAACCGGATTCATATTTGAGTCAGCATGGGCaaatttctttataaatcttctcaCCTTTATGCTCTCTGGTCATGTTGTTGGGTCATGGTGGTACCTCTTTGCTTTGCAG AGGGTTAATCAATGTTTACGAGATGCCTGCAAGAAATCTGATATTCTTGAATGCAACAGATTCATTGACTGTGGTCATGAACATGCTGAAAAATATCGAAATAAAATGAATTGGAAGTATTGGATGAATGACACTAATTCATCAGCTTGTTTTACCGAAGATGGTTTTCCTTACGGGATTTATCTTAAAGGTGTCAACCTTACTGCAGAACATAATGTGATCACTAGATATGTATATTCATCGTTTTGGGGATTCCAG CAAATTAGTACTCTGGCTGGCAATTTGACCCCAAGCTACTTTGTTTGGGAAGTCCTTTTCACCATGGCCATCATAGGATTGGGACTCTTGCTTTTTGCTCTTCTCATTGGAAACATACAAAACTTTCTTCAGGCTCTGGGACGCAG GAGGCTAGAAATGTCACTTAGGCGACGTGATGTGGAGCAGTGGATGAGTCATCGACGCTTAGCAGAAGACTTGAAAAG GAGAGTGCGACAAGCTGAACGTTACAACTGGGCTGCAACAagaggagtgaatgaagaagtgCTTCTAGAAAATTTGCCTGAAGACCTTCAGCGGGACATTAGACGCCATCTCTTTAAATTTGTAAAGAAA GTTAGAATTTTTGCCTTGATGGACGAGCCTATCTTGGATGCCATCTGCGAAAGACTACGACAAAAAACGTACATCAAAGGAAGCATAGTTTTGTACAGTGGCGGTTTGGTAGAGAAGATAGTTTTTATCGTGCGTGGGAAATTGGAGAGCATAGGCGAAGACGGAAATGTATCTTTATCTGAAGGCGATGCTTGCGGCGAAGAACTTTTGACTTGGTGTCTTGAGCATACTTCAGCAAACAGAG ATGGCAAAAAAGTAAAAATCCCAAGACAGAGGTTAGTTAGCAATAGAACAGTTACTTGCTTAACAAATGTGGAGGCTTTTTCTCTCACTGCGGCAGACCTTGAAGAAGTTACAAGCCTTTATGCACGATTCTTGAGGAGTCCGCGTGTTCATGGAGCCATTAG
- the LOC112802420 gene encoding probable cyclic nucleotide-gated ion channel 20, chloroplastic isoform X2: MASSGKDEEPMLSDTHLKQSNEPVNSKFQNPAPRTRSISISIPMFSMEPRERVSDIRGHTGPLRSQRKIPLDQMSGPLYVSNKSGALFRAGKQPAETKTENFPSFSVGMAESDLQNNYNGKNEHLAKSGQLGMCNDPYCTTCPTYFKATQQRNSKASGIFSPKFHNSLYGDAKCWARRLSAFLIPYVPRVMNPHTKLVQQWNKFFAICCLLAIFVDPLFFFLLSVQKEHKCIVMNTPMTTLLVFLRSMNDFVYLINIILQFRLAYVAPESRVVGAGELVDHPKKIALHYLQTYFFLDLLVVIPLPQIIILFVIPQNLGSSGANYAKNLLRAVILVQYIPRLCRFLPMLISPTGFIFESAWANFFINLLTFMLSGHVVGSWWYLFALQRVNQCLRDACKKSDILECNRFIDCGHEHAEKYRNKMNWKYWMNDTNSSACFTEDGFPYGIYLKGVNLTAEHNVITRYVYSSFWGFQQISTLAGNLTPSYFVWEVLFTMAIIGLGLLLFALLIGNIQNFLQALGRRRLEMSLRRRDVEQWMSHRRLAEDLKRRVRQAERYNWAATRGVNEEVLLENLPEDLQRDIRRHLFKFVKKVRIFALMDEPILDAICERLRQKTYIKGSIVLYSGGLVEKIVFIVRGKLESIGEDGNVSLSEGDACGEELLTWCLEHTSANRDGKKVKIPRQRLVSNRTVTCLTNVEAFSLTAADLEEVTSLYARFLRSPRVHGAIRYESPYWRCFAATRIQVAWRYRKKRLSRADTSQSHETLYT; encoded by the exons ATGGCTAGTTCCGGAAAAGATGAGGAACCAATGCTGTCAGACACTCATCTAAAGCAATCAAATGAACCTGTTAATTCTAAATTCCAAAATCCTGCACCTAGGACACGTAGCATATCAATTTCTATTCCCATGTTCTCGATGGAACCACGCGAAAGAGTAAGTGATATTAGGGGACACACAGGTCCCCTACGGAGTCAGAGAAAAATCCCACTTGATCAGATGAGTGGTCCATTGTATGTTTCCAATAAATCTGGAGCTCTCTTCCGGGCAGGGAAGCAACCAGCAGAAACCAAGACAGAAAACTTTCCTTCGTTTAGTGTCGGCATGGCTGAAAGTGATTTGCAAAACAACTATAATGGTAAAAATGAACATTTAGCAAAGTCTGGTCAACTGGGAATGTGCAATGATCCATATTGCACGACTTGCCCGACTTACTTCAAGGCCACTCAACAAAGGAATTCAAAAGCTTCGGGTATATTCAGTCCGAAG TTTCACAATTCCCTTTATGGGGATGCCAAGTGTTGGGCAAGAAGACTTTCTGCTTTCTTGATTCCTTATGTACCTCGGGTTATGAATCCTCATACAAAACTTGTTCAACAATGGAATAAGTTTTTTGCAATTTGTTGCTTGTTGGCAATTTTTGTGGatccattatttttctttttgctctCTGTGCAGAAG GAACATAAATGTATTGTTATGAACACACCAATGACAACTTTGCTTGTTTTTCTTAGAAGCATGAACGATTTTGTATACCTCATAAACATTATTCTTCAG TTTCGGTTGGCTTATGTAGCTCCGGAGTCTAGGGTGGTTGGTGCTGGGGAATTAGTTGACCATCCTAAGAAAATTGCTCTTCATTACCTTCAAACATATTTTTTTCTTGACTTATTAGTTGTAATTCCACTTCCTCAG ATAATCATATTGTTTGTAATACCACAAAACTTGGGATCATCAGGAGCAAATTATGCAAAGAATCTTTTGCGAGCTGTTATCCTTGTTCAGTATATTCCCAGATTGTGTAGGTTTCTACCAATGCTAATTTCTCCAACCGGATTCATATTTGAGTCAGCATGGGCaaatttctttataaatcttctcaCCTTTATGCTCTCTGGTCATGTTGTTGGGTCATGGTGGTACCTCTTTGCTTTGCAG AGGGTTAATCAATGTTTACGAGATGCCTGCAAGAAATCTGATATTCTTGAATGCAACAGATTCATTGACTGTGGTCATGAACATGCTGAAAAATATCGAAATAAAATGAATTGGAAGTATTGGATGAATGACACTAATTCATCAGCTTGTTTTACCGAAGATGGTTTTCCTTACGGGATTTATCTTAAAGGTGTCAACCTTACTGCAGAACATAATGTGATCACTAGATATGTATATTCATCGTTTTGGGGATTCCAG CAAATTAGTACTCTGGCTGGCAATTTGACCCCAAGCTACTTTGTTTGGGAAGTCCTTTTCACCATGGCCATCATAGGATTGGGACTCTTGCTTTTTGCTCTTCTCATTGGAAACATACAAAACTTTCTTCAGGCTCTGGGACGCAG GAGGCTAGAAATGTCACTTAGGCGACGTGATGTGGAGCAGTGGATGAGTCATCGACGCTTAGCAGAAGACTTGAAAAG GAGAGTGCGACAAGCTGAACGTTACAACTGGGCTGCAACAagaggagtgaatgaagaagtgCTTCTAGAAAATTTGCCTGAAGACCTTCAGCGGGACATTAGACGCCATCTCTTTAAATTTGTAAAGAAA GTTAGAATTTTTGCCTTGATGGACGAGCCTATCTTGGATGCCATCTGCGAAAGACTACGACAAAAAACGTACATCAAAGGAAGCATAGTTTTGTACAGTGGCGGTTTGGTAGAGAAGATAGTTTTTATCGTGCGTGGGAAATTGGAGAGCATAGGCGAAGACGGAAATGTATCTTTATCTGAAGGCGATGCTTGCGGCGAAGAACTTTTGACTTGGTGTCTTGAGCATACTTCAGCAAACAGAG ATGGCAAAAAAGTAAAAATCCCAAGACAGAGGTTAGTTAGCAATAGAACAGTTACTTGCTTAACAAATGTGGAGGCTTTTTCTCTCACTGCGGCAGACCTTGAAGAAGTTACAAGCCTTTATGCACGATTCTTGAGGAGTCCGCGTGTTCATGGAGCCATTAG